A region of Anopheles merus strain MAF chromosome 2R, AmerM5.1, whole genome shotgun sequence DNA encodes the following proteins:
- the LOC121587735 gene encoding ribosome production factor 2 homolog: MASLRVKKPTTRKGKKALEEREPKTIENLKKTLIMEGRKCSNEIRQALKDLNLFKKPNSRMMRRNNDVTPFEDATPLEHLAKTNDCHLFLFGSTSKKRPNNLIMGRIYEEQVLDMIEFGIDHYTALEKFKTEKISQFTKPVIVFNGYKWKLTEELRRIKNLLLDMFRIDQIESIRLQGIEHVLSFTLTDDLTILVRSYRIQLKKSGQRTPRIELTEMGPSLDLSIRRTKIASDSLYKTAMRQPAILRVTKRKNVTRDELGNVHGRVHVGKQDINALQTRKMKGLRKTAEEKRTERANKKSRLAGSADASMDEGADGDSSGEANDDMDADSGEE; this comes from the exons ATGGCATCTTTACGTGTAAA GAAACCGACCACCCGCAAGGGTAAAAAAGCGTTGGAGGAACGGGAACCAAAAACGATCGAAAATCTGAAGAAAACGCTCATCATGGAAGGCCGAAAGTGTTCGAACGAAATACGACAAGCGCTGAAGGATTTGAACCTGTTCAAGAAGCCCAACTCGCGCATGATGAGACGAAACAACGACGTTACCCCGTTCGAGGATGCTACACCACTGGAGCA CCTGGCAAAGACAAACGACTGCCATCTGTTTCTGTTCGGCTCGACGTCGAAAAAGCGACCGAATAATCTGATCATGGGCCGCATCTACGAGGAGCAGGTACTGGACATGATCGAGTTCGGCATCGACCACTACACGGCGCTGGAAAAGTTCAAGACGGAGAAAATCTCCCAGTTCACCAAGCCCGTGATCGTGTTCAACGGGTACAAGTGGAAGCTGACGGAGGAGCTGCGCCGCATCAAGAATCTGCTGCTGGACATGTTCCGGATCGATCAGATCGAATCGATCCGTCTGCAGGGCATCGAGCATGTGCTGAGCTTCACGCTAACGGACGATCTGACCATTCTGGTGCGCTCGTATCGCATACAGCTGAAGAAGAGCGGCCAGCGGACGCCGCGGATCGAGCTGACGGAAATGGGCCCGTCGCTCGATCTATCCATTCGCCGGACCAAGATCGCATCGGACAGCCTGTACAAGACGGCGATGAGACAGCCGGCCATTTTGAGGGTAACCAAGAGGAAGAACGTGACGCGCGACGAGCTGGGCAACGTGCACGGCAGGGTGCATGTTGGCAAGCAAGACATCAACGCTCTGCAGACCAGAAAGATGAAGGGTTTGAGAAAGACGGCCGAGGAGAAACGGACGGAGCGGGCAAATAAGAAGAGTCGGCTCGCGGGCAGTGCGGACGCTTCGATGGACGAGGGTGCGGATGGGGACTCGAGCGGAGAGGCGAATGATGATATGGATGCGGACAGTGGTGAAGAATAA
- the LOC121587729 gene encoding stearoyl-CoA desaturase 5-like: MTVATTTETVPGTVLAAQDVDVNNAPKPDAGNDLNNNSHGKDMGDSKELTSKDLDDYLHHYNKWQQSRFGRALQQWIADHLGLKFDAEIKWKNVLMIGGLHLTTVIMFFKYVWYSTLTTWLWGFFVGGCAGFGVTAGAHRLWTHRAYKAKLPLRIILMCCYCLSGQNSLFDWVRDHRIHHKYSETDADPHNSNRGFFYAHVGWLLIRKHPECIKKGRLIDMSDVLADPVIQFHQRYFMALKILFTFLVPSMVPWLFLGEPLYLSFLANCLLRYVLTLNFTWLVNSAAHIYGNKPYDSRIRPAENRAVSIVSMGEGWHNYHHVFPWDYKAAEMGHYSVNVTTFWLDVFAKIGWAYDLKEPSKELVRRTLEKYGDGTHITAPIGHLKEVPEQETTKSR; this comes from the exons ATGACGGTCGCAACCACAACCGAAACCGTCCCCGGGACGGTCCTGGCCGCGCAGGATGTTGACGTGAACAACGCACCGAAACCGGATGCAGGCAACGATTTGAACAACAACTCGCACGGCAAGGACATGGGCGACAGCAAGGAGCTCACCAGCAAGGATCTGGACGACTATCTGCATCATTACAACAAATGGCAGCAGAGCCGGTTCGGCCGGGCCCTGCAGCAGTGGATTGCGGACCATCTCGGGCTGAAGTTCGATGCCGAAATCAAGTGGAAGAACGTGCTCATGATCGGTGGGCTGCATCTGACCACGGTCATAATGTTCTTCAAATACGTCTGGTACTCGACACTGACGACCTGGCTGTGGG GTTTTTTCGTCGGCGGCTGTGCCGGGTTCGGCGTTACGGCCGGTGCCCACCGGCTCTGGACGCACCGGGCGTACAAGGCGAAGCTGCCGCTGCGCATCATCCTGATGTGCTGCTACTGTCTGTCCGGCCAGAACAGCCTGTTCGACTGGGTGCGGGACCATCGCATCCACCACAAGTACTCGGAGACGGATGCCGACCCGCACAACTCGAACCGGGGCTTCTTCTACGCCCACGTCGGCTGGCTGCTGATCCGCAAGCATCCGGAGTGCATCAAGAAGGGCCGGCTGATCGACATGTCGGACGTGCTGGCCGACCCGGTGATCCAGTTCCACCAGCGCTACTTTATGGCACTGAAGATCCTGTTCACGTTCCTGGTGCCGTCCATGGTGCCGTGGCTGTTCCTCGGCGAACCGCTCTACCTGTCCTTCCTGGCCAACTGTCTGCTGCGGTACGTGCTGACGCTCAACTTCACCTGGCTGGTGAACAGTGCGGCCCACATCTACGGCAACAAACCGTACGATAG TCGCATCCGACCGGCCGAAAACCGTGCCGTATCGATCGTGTCGATGGGCGAAGGATGGCACAACTACCATCACGTCTTCCCGTGGGACTACAAGGCAGCCGAGATGGGCCATTACTCGGTTAATGTGACCACATTCTGGCTAGACGTGTTCGCCAAGATTGGCTGGGCGTACGATTTGAAGGAACCGTCCAAGGAGCTTGTGCGCCGCACGTTGGAAAAATACG GGGATGGCACGCACATTACGGCACCGATCGGGCACCTGAAGGAGGTTCCCGAGCAGGAAACGACCAAAAGCCGATAA
- the LOC121587727 gene encoding stearoyl-CoA desaturase 5-like, translated as MTVGITSTLQFIAGNSAQYMKPGPNGQSQQAAAAAAAASSTVPDTNNNEMEDDRTVSDKDIDSYLKHYNRWQQSAWGRTLSDLVKRYLGYEFEDEVKWNNVFMIGIFHVIAVWSFLHYVWLATPITYLWGFFVGGCAGFGVTGGVHRLWCHRSYKAKLPLRIILMCCYSIAGQNTIYDWVRDHRIHHKYSETNGDPHNANRGFLYAHVGWLMLRKHPECIKKGRLIDMSDIVSDPVVQFHHKNFVLMKLLFCFILPTFIPWYFFGETFLMSFFSQCFVRYVLSLNFTWLVNSAAHLYGNHPYDKRINPAENRAVSVVAMGEGWHNYHHVFPWDYKAAELGNYSVNVTTFWLDVFAKIGWAYDLKEPSKDLVRRTIEKYGDGTHITARIGHMEEVPAPADS; from the exons ATGACGGTGGGCATTACCAGCACGCTACAGTTCATCGCCGGCAATTCGGCGCAGTACATGAAACCCGGCCCGAATGGTCAATCACAGCAAGCGGCGGCTGCGGCCGCTGCAGCCAGCTCCACCGTCCCGGACACGAACAACAACGAGATGGAGGACGATCGTACCGTAAGCGACAAGGATATCGACAGCTATCTCAAGCACTACAACCGTTGGCAGCAGTCGGCCTGGGGCCGCACGCTCTCCGACCTGGTGAAGCGGTACCTCGGCTACGAGTTCGAAGACGAAGTCAAGTGGAACAATGTGTTCATGATCGGGATCTTTCACGTGATTGCGGTGTGGTCCTTCCTGCACTACGTCTGGCTGGCCACACCGATCACCTATCTCTGGG GTTTCTTCGTCGGCGGCTGTGCCGGGTTCGGGGTGACGGGCGGCGTACACCGCCTCTGGTGCCACCGGTCGTACAAGGCGAAGCTGCCGCTGCGCATCATCCTGATGTGCTGCTACTCGATCGCCGGCCAGAACACGATCTACGACTGGGTGCGGGACCATCGCATCCACCACAAGTACTCGGAAACGAACGGTGATCCACACAACGCGAACCGGGGCTTCCTGTACGCGCACGTCGGCTGGCTGATGCTGCGCAAGCATCCGGAGTGCATCAAGAAGGGCCGGCTGATCGATATGTCCGACATCGTGAGTGATCCGGTCGTGCAGTTCCACCACAA AAACTTTGTGCTGATGAAGCTGCTGTTCTGCTTTATCCTGCCGACGTTCATACCGTGGTACTTCTTCGGCGAAACGTTCCTGATGTCCTTCTTCAGCCAGTGTTTCGTGCGGTACGTGCTCAGTCTGAACTTTACCTGGCTGGTCAATAGCGCCGCCCACCTGTACGGTAACCATCCTTACGATAA GCGCATCAATCCGGCGGAAAACCGTGCCGTTTCCGTGGTGGCTATGGGCGAAGGATGGCACAACTACCATCACGTGTTCCCGTGGGACTACAAGGCAGCCGAGCTGGGCAACTACTCGGTCAACGTGACCACGTTCTGGCTGGACGTGTTCGCCAAGATTGGCTGGGCGTACGATTTGAAGGAACCGTCCAAGGATCTGGTGCGAAGGACGATCGAGAAGTACG GCGATGGTACACACATTACTGCCCGGATCGGGCACATGGAGGAAGTTCCAGCACCGGCCGACTCCTAG